The following are encoded together in the bacterium genome:
- a CDS encoding tetratricopeptide repeat protein, whose product MGNRFCTQCGATLLSEARFCTACGQRVGSARVALRGPGLERWAPLLVLGAVLALGGFAVAIGSRSAPPPNIPPPRGQQAQAPGGMPADHPPLEVPEDVRKVIAKMADTAKQKPDDLEAWRQLGFVQYRAGQVDPAYLTDATATYGHVLEKAPDDLDALRALGNIAYDRNDPAQAMELYRRYLTHKPDDLGIQTDLATMQLAAKQYDDALAGYQAVLRSDPTFFQAQFNLAIAYRAKGEDELAVAALRRAREIAPDDDTRQRVDQLVAHVSGGPPPGEGAAPGGAGAGAAGDLHGAVEAIFRSHPIAGSRVDRIDWTGDDSARVLLREFPMNSMPPMVRQKFVDRIRGGLRQAKSDHQVTAPVTVELVDAESGTVMETIAE is encoded by the coding sequence ATGGGCAACCGTTTCTGCACGCAGTGCGGCGCCACGCTGCTCTCCGAGGCGCGCTTCTGCACCGCCTGCGGGCAGCGCGTGGGCAGCGCGCGGGTCGCCCTGCGCGGCCCCGGCCTCGAGCGCTGGGCGCCGCTGCTCGTGCTCGGCGCCGTCCTCGCCCTGGGCGGATTCGCGGTCGCGATCGGCAGTCGTTCGGCGCCGCCGCCGAACATCCCGCCGCCACGCGGCCAGCAGGCGCAGGCGCCGGGCGGCATGCCGGCGGACCATCCGCCGCTCGAGGTGCCCGAGGACGTCCGCAAGGTGATCGCCAAGATGGCGGACACGGCGAAGCAGAAGCCGGACGACCTCGAGGCCTGGCGCCAGCTCGGCTTCGTCCAGTACCGCGCCGGCCAAGTGGATCCGGCCTATCTGACCGACGCCACCGCCACGTATGGGCACGTGCTCGAGAAGGCGCCGGACGACCTCGATGCGCTGCGCGCCCTCGGCAACATCGCCTACGACCGCAACGACCCGGCACAGGCGATGGAGCTCTACCGCCGCTATCTGACCCACAAGCCGGACGACCTCGGCATCCAGACCGACCTCGCCACCATGCAGCTCGCGGCCAAGCAGTACGACGACGCGCTCGCCGGCTACCAGGCGGTGCTGCGCAGCGATCCGACGTTCTTCCAGGCCCAGTTCAACCTCGCCATCGCCTACCGCGCCAAGGGCGAAGACGAGCTGGCGGTGGCGGCGCTGCGGCGGGCGCGCGAGATCGCGCCCGACGACGACACCCGCCAGCGGGTCGATCAGTTGGTCGCGCACGTGTCCGGCGGGCCGCCGCCGGGCGAGGGCGCGGCGCCGGGCGGCGCCGGCGCGGGCGCTGCCGGCGATCTGCACGGCGCGGTCGAGGCGATCTTCCGCTCGCACCCGATCGCCGGCTCGCGCGTCGACCGCATCGACTGGACCGGCGACGACTCGGCGCGCGTGCTGCTGCGCGAGTTCCCGATGAACAGCATGCCGCCGATGGTGCGGCAGAAGTTCGTCGACCGCATCCGCGGCGGCCTCCGCCAGGCGAAGAGCGACCACCAGGTGACCGCCCCCGTCACCGTCGAGCTGGTCGATGCCGAGAGCGGCACGGTCATGGAGACCATCGCCGAATGA
- a CDS encoding matrixin family metalloprotease: MPLRTRDLVASSVGAVRGRVTAIAATPEANGGVSTYVTLAVDEALFGPFAPGELVLRERGGQVGARQEWAFGNPTYRVGERVLVFLAVNPDGTLRTTGMAMGKFAVRDDFGGQRVRRDFGRDVLVLAPPGGRAGADKDDLPLAALRTAIRAAAGDAAAVAVALRPRPAMAGLRLEARAEFTLLQPASRWFEPDDGLPIGFRIDVTGDATLGKLISRTAVQAGFAAWSNLESSPLTLFDAGDDQPASFAGCPDANRVVFNDPFGELDDPRDCRGTLAIGGFCNTDETRVVGGARYKRIVTGKVTFNDGWSNCAVWTPCNLAEIATHELGHTLGLGHSADGTATMAAMAHFDGRCASIEPDDRAAIETVYPIPPPPTETPTATPSPPSTTTPTRTGTVTRTPTPTLSPTRTLSPSRTLTPTRTLSPTRSATPTRTGTATATPTATATPTASASATRTATASPSASRTASGTATGTATATASPTPSATAPPAPRSWLDLAVEAVRRALGAPPGQ; this comes from the coding sequence GTGCCGCTGCGCACCCGCGATCTCGTCGCCTCGTCGGTGGGCGCGGTGCGGGGTCGGGTGACGGCGATCGCCGCCACGCCGGAGGCCAACGGCGGCGTCTCGACCTACGTGACGCTCGCCGTCGACGAGGCGCTGTTCGGCCCCTTCGCGCCCGGCGAGCTGGTCCTGCGCGAGCGCGGCGGGCAGGTCGGCGCGCGCCAGGAATGGGCCTTCGGCAACCCCACCTATCGGGTCGGCGAGCGGGTGCTGGTGTTCCTCGCCGTCAACCCCGACGGCACCCTGCGCACCACCGGCATGGCGATGGGCAAGTTCGCGGTGCGCGACGACTTCGGGGGCCAGCGGGTGCGGCGCGACTTCGGCCGCGACGTGCTCGTCCTGGCCCCGCCGGGCGGCCGCGCGGGCGCCGACAAGGACGACCTGCCGCTGGCGGCGCTGCGCACCGCGATCCGCGCCGCGGCCGGCGACGCGGCGGCGGTGGCGGTGGCGCTGCGGCCGCGCCCCGCCATGGCGGGCCTGCGCCTGGAGGCGCGCGCCGAATTCACCTTGCTGCAGCCGGCCTCGCGCTGGTTCGAGCCCGACGATGGCCTGCCGATCGGATTCCGCATCGACGTCACCGGCGACGCCACCCTGGGCAAGCTGATCTCGCGCACCGCCGTCCAGGCCGGCTTCGCCGCCTGGTCGAACCTGGAGAGCTCGCCGTTGACCCTGTTCGACGCCGGCGACGATCAGCCGGCGTCGTTCGCCGGCTGCCCGGACGCCAACCGCGTCGTCTTCAACGACCCGTTCGGCGAGCTCGACGACCCGCGCGACTGCCGCGGCACCCTGGCGATCGGCGGCTTCTGCAACACCGACGAGACCCGGGTCGTCGGCGGCGCCAGGTACAAGCGCATCGTCACCGGCAAGGTCACCTTCAACGACGGCTGGAGCAACTGCGCGGTATGGACGCCGTGCAACCTGGCCGAGATCGCGACCCACGAGCTCGGGCACACCCTCGGCCTCGGCCACTCCGCCGACGGCACCGCCACCATGGCGGCGATGGCGCACTTCGACGGCCGCTGCGCCAGCATCGAGCCGGACGACAGAGCGGCGATCGAGACCGTCTATCCGATTCCACCGCCGCCGACCGAGACCCCGACCGCGACCCCATCGCCGCCGTCCACCACGACCCCGACGCGCACCGGCACGGTCACCCGCACGCCGACGCCGACCCTGTCGCCCACCCGCACCCTGAGTCCGTCACGGACGTTGACGCCGACGCGCACCCTCTCGCCGACCCGCTCGGCGACGCCGACGCGCACCGGCACGGCCACTGCCACGCCGACCGCCACCGCCACGCCAACCGCGTCGGCGTCGGCGACCCGCACCGCGACCGCGTCGCCGAGCGCGAGCCGCACGGCCAGCGGCACCGCGACGGGGACCGCCACGGCGACCGCCTCGCCGACCCCCTCCGCGACGGCGCCGCCAGCGCCGAGGTCCTGGCTCGACCTCGCCGTCGAGGCGGTGCGGCGCGCGCTCGGCGCGCCCCCCGGCCAGTAA
- a CDS encoding matrixin family metalloprotease, which produces MSGAGRRADASTFVMLDEAQLAARSVAAVHGTVRAIESSLDRTSGGVHTYIHIAPTAILYGALPAGEVVLRETGGSAGGTSEWLYGSPEYRVGEEVLVFVSSDADGALRTTAMAMGKFSITHHADGSATAERTLGEGAAVWDPGTGSLMENPGPEEYPLDAMRDALRDAAAAWPQKDVRAPRAVRLVPAELTKVRLSEPRAEFTYLSTPSRWFEPDDGTPISYQIDGTGDVGLGPVTSRAAVNDAFGAWTNVAGSDLILTDGGTLPAPVTFAGCTGGNRIVFNDPFNEISDPTSCGGVLAVGGFCASSETKTVNGTSFRRIRVGKISFNNGWSSCLGWNRCNLSEVATHELGHTLGFGHATDVTATMYASAHFDGRCASLRSDDLNALLFVYPSMASPAPTSTPLPPTATPTPTSPPPTATWTRTPTATVPTATPTRTLTATPTVPAATATATRTFTATRTPTSTSPPTATATASATATETSTPRPRHGVRGRVQYYAAAQAVPGVTVTIEGDGATATETSMAGDYAFPDVPEGTWELGAAKQRDFGNAVSPLDAAYILQHIARLRQLDDTQQLACDVTGDGQVSALDAARILQFTVGAMPRLPVATTCGGDWMFIPDPDPPQSQAVINPLVGGGVCQGGKIMLQDLLAETNQQNFRAVLFGDCTGNWQSSMTASLAVRSGRNAATVRVGRPAVRDGVARVPVHVRSGAPFNALDLQVSYDPARLTPSAARLRRPANGAIVTSYAPAPGTLRVALASGEAMGRQHGTLMFLEFAVAANGDAGTIGVQSASIDEQPALLAGPR; this is translated from the coding sequence ATGAGCGGCGCCGGGCGGCGCGCCGACGCCAGCACCTTCGTGATGCTGGACGAGGCGCAACTCGCGGCTCGCTCGGTCGCCGCGGTGCACGGGACGGTGCGCGCGATCGAGTCGTCGCTCGACCGGACGTCGGGCGGCGTGCACACGTACATTCACATCGCCCCAACCGCCATCCTCTATGGCGCCCTGCCGGCCGGCGAGGTCGTGCTGCGCGAGACCGGCGGCAGCGCCGGTGGGACCAGCGAATGGCTGTACGGCAGCCCCGAGTACCGGGTTGGCGAGGAAGTGCTGGTCTTCGTCTCCAGCGACGCCGACGGCGCCCTGCGCACCACGGCGATGGCGATGGGCAAGTTCAGCATCACCCATCATGCCGACGGGTCCGCCACCGCCGAACGCACCCTCGGCGAGGGCGCCGCGGTGTGGGATCCCGGCACCGGCAGCCTGATGGAGAATCCGGGCCCCGAGGAGTACCCGCTGGACGCCATGCGCGATGCGTTGCGCGATGCGGCGGCCGCCTGGCCGCAGAAGGACGTGCGCGCGCCGCGCGCCGTCCGGCTCGTTCCGGCCGAGCTCACCAAGGTGCGCCTCAGCGAGCCGCGGGCGGAGTTCACCTACCTGAGCACGCCGTCGCGCTGGTTCGAGCCCGACGACGGCACGCCGATCAGCTACCAGATCGACGGCACCGGCGATGTCGGGTTGGGGCCGGTCACCTCGCGGGCGGCGGTCAACGACGCCTTCGGGGCCTGGACCAACGTCGCCGGCTCCGATCTCATCCTCACCGACGGCGGCACCCTGCCGGCGCCGGTGACCTTCGCCGGTTGCACGGGCGGCAATCGCATCGTGTTCAACGATCCGTTCAACGAGATCAGCGATCCGACGAGCTGCGGCGGCGTGCTGGCGGTCGGCGGCTTCTGCGCCTCGTCCGAGACCAAGACGGTCAACGGCACCAGCTTCCGCCGCATCCGCGTCGGCAAGATCTCCTTCAACAACGGGTGGTCGAGCTGCCTCGGCTGGAACCGCTGCAACCTGTCGGAGGTGGCGACGCACGAGCTCGGTCACACCCTCGGCTTCGGCCATGCGACCGACGTGACCGCCACGATGTACGCCAGCGCCCACTTCGACGGCCGCTGCGCGTCGCTCCGCAGCGACGACCTGAACGCGCTGCTGTTCGTCTATCCGAGCATGGCGTCGCCGGCGCCGACCTCCACCCCGCTGCCGCCGACCGCGACCCCGACCCCGACGTCGCCGCCGCCGACCGCGACCTGGACCCGCACACCGACGGCGACCGTGCCGACGGCGACGCCGACCCGGACGCTCACCGCGACGCCGACCGTCCCCGCCGCGACCGCCACCGCGACCCGCACCTTCACCGCCACCCGCACCCCGACCTCCACGTCGCCGCCGACGGCGACCGCCACCGCGTCCGCGACGGCGACGGAGACCTCCACGCCGCGGCCGCGTCATGGCGTCCGTGGCCGGGTGCAGTACTACGCCGCGGCGCAGGCGGTCCCCGGGGTCACCGTGACCATCGAGGGCGACGGCGCCACCGCCACCGAGACCTCGATGGCCGGCGACTATGCCTTCCCCGACGTGCCGGAAGGCACCTGGGAGCTCGGCGCCGCCAAGCAGCGCGATTTCGGCAACGCGGTCTCACCGCTCGACGCCGCCTACATCCTGCAGCACATCGCCCGGCTGCGACAGCTCGACGACACGCAGCAGCTCGCCTGCGACGTCACCGGCGACGGCCAGGTGAGCGCGCTCGACGCCGCGCGCATCCTCCAATTCACCGTCGGCGCGATGCCGCGCCTGCCGGTCGCCACCACCTGCGGCGGCGACTGGATGTTCATCCCCGACCCCGACCCGCCGCAGTCGCAGGCGGTGATCAATCCGCTGGTCGGCGGCGGCGTCTGCCAGGGCGGCAAGATCATGCTCCAGGATCTGCTCGCCGAGACCAACCAGCAGAACTTCCGCGCCGTCCTGTTCGGCGACTGCACCGGCAACTGGCAGAGCAGCATGACGGCATCGCTGGCCGTGCGCAGCGGGCGGAACGCCGCGACGGTGCGCGTCGGCCGCCCCGCGGTCCGCGACGGCGTCGCCCGGGTGCCGGTCCACGTGCGCAGCGGCGCCCCGTTCAACGCGCTCGACCTGCAGGTCTCCTACGACCCGGCGCGCTTGACGCCGAGCGCCGCGCGCCTGCGCCGGCCGGCGAACGGCGCGATCGTCACCTCCTACGCCCCGGCGCCGGGCACGCTCCGCGTCGCCCTCGCCAGCGGCGAGGCCATGGGTCGCCAGCACGGCACCCTGATGTTCCTCGAGTTCGCGGTCGCCGCCAACGGCGACGCCGGGACGATCGGCGTTCAGTCGGCGAGCATCGACGAGCAGCCGGCCCTCCTCGCCGGGCCACGCTGA
- the bamE gene encoding outer membrane protein assembly factor BamE, which translates to MQRAIGLIVASILLAGLVGCSSRSAQAPAPAAAAAPAGSKLAEVKIGMTKKQVKDILGPPTDENSYSTGKVWIPFYFGNDARRTSFYYKGVGRVVFADGNAFGGGSSEVVRVDYDPTESGNAR; encoded by the coding sequence ATGCAGCGCGCAATCGGACTCATCGTCGCGTCGATCCTGCTGGCCGGGCTCGTCGGCTGCTCCTCGCGCAGCGCTCAGGCGCCGGCACCGGCCGCGGCGGCTGCGCCGGCGGGCAGCAAGCTGGCCGAGGTCAAGATCGGCATGACCAAGAAGCAGGTGAAGGACATCCTCGGTCCGCCGACCGACGAGAACAGCTATTCCACCGGCAAGGTCTGGATCCCCTTCTACTTCGGCAACGACGCGCGACGCACGTCGTTCTACTACAAGGGCGTCGGGCGGGTGGTGTTCGCCGACGGCAATGCCTTCGGGGGCGGCAGCTCGGAGGTGGTGCGCGTGGACTACGACCCGACCGAGAGCGGCAACGCGCGGTAG
- a CDS encoding secondary thiamine-phosphate synthase enzyme YjbQ, translating to MQRELTVRSAQQCQVIDLTADVARVVAESGAAEALCHVYVPHATAAIVVNENDDPNLCLDLLDALAQQVPEGAWRHDRIDRNGAAHIKAAILGPGETIPVCNARLQLGTWQAIMLVDLDGPRQRRVIVTVR from the coding sequence ATGCAACGCGAGCTGACCGTCCGCAGCGCTCAGCAGTGCCAGGTCATCGACCTGACCGCCGACGTGGCGCGTGTCGTCGCCGAGAGCGGCGCCGCCGAGGCCCTCTGCCACGTCTACGTGCCGCACGCGACGGCGGCGATCGTCGTCAACGAGAACGACGATCCGAACCTGTGCCTCGACCTGCTCGACGCGCTGGCCCAGCAGGTGCCCGAGGGCGCGTGGCGCCACGATCGCATCGACCGCAACGGCGCCGCGCACATCAAGGCCGCGATCCTGGGTCCCGGTGAAACCATTCCCGTGTGCAACGCGCGCCTGCAGTTGGGGACGTGGCAGGCGATCATGCTGGTCGATCTCGACGGTCCGCGCCAACGGCGCGTGATCGTGACCGTGCGCTGA
- a CDS encoding SDR family oxidoreductase: MARLDGQIALVTGGSRGIGRGIAIELAREGADVAVNYRRDEDAARETVAAIERLGRRAVAVQADVADWPAVEGMVARTLEAFGGLDIVVANSGVASRTQTVWDMDIDHWHKVIGVDLHGAFYTCRATAKRLVDQRRGSIILVSSIGADVCAPLGAPYYVAKAGVNALTKTLAKECAPAGVRVNCIAPGLIETDMGTRMMKAYGDAILSGIPLGRPGRPEDIGRAAVYLASDDAAFVTGKILRVDGGAWM, translated from the coding sequence ATGGCTCGACTCGACGGACAGATCGCACTGGTCACCGGCGGATCTCGCGGCATCGGGCGCGGCATCGCCATCGAACTGGCGCGCGAGGGCGCCGACGTGGCGGTGAACTACCGCCGCGATGAGGACGCGGCGCGCGAGACGGTGGCGGCGATCGAGCGCCTGGGCCGGCGCGCCGTCGCCGTGCAGGCGGACGTCGCGGACTGGCCGGCGGTCGAGGGCATGGTGGCGCGCACCCTGGAGGCCTTCGGCGGGCTCGACATCGTGGTCGCCAACTCCGGCGTCGCCTCGCGCACGCAGACCGTGTGGGACATGGACATCGACCACTGGCACAAGGTGATCGGCGTCGACCTGCACGGCGCCTTCTACACCTGCCGGGCGACGGCGAAACGGCTGGTCGATCAGCGGCGCGGCAGCATCATCCTGGTGTCCTCGATCGGCGCCGACGTCTGCGCGCCGCTCGGCGCGCCATATTACGTCGCCAAGGCCGGGGTGAACGCCCTGACCAAGACCCTCGCCAAGGAATGCGCGCCCGCCGGCGTGCGGGTGAACTGCATCGCCCCGGGCCTCATCGAGACGGACATGGGCACGCGGATGATGAAGGCGTACGGCGACGCGATCCTCAGCGGCATCCCGCTCGGCCGGCCGGGCCGGCCGGAGGACATCGGCCGCGCCGCGGTCTACCTCGCCAGTGATGACGCCGCTTTCGTCACCGGCAAGATCCTGCGCGTCGACGGCGGCGCGTGGATGTGA
- the lexA gene encoding transcriptional repressor LexA, with amino-acid sequence MRGALGESWTMEDTIAIPLLGEVAAGRPIEMFSVEETLDVPESMWQGRKVFALRVRGQSMIDAGIHDGDYLIVEPAETAADGRTVVAEVDGQVTVKKLFRAPGGQVRLQPANPEMLPLIIGGDQVRVRGLVVGVLRKFGFRPPATRRREPRSAGAPRPTATPRPARRAVPDGETLDLSLNAIDAQLERWRIVSERQPARGARERAQLAQLGRDLQALREWYARTTKPVLRRALLADANRIIRRMQRHAAQSGLAAIEELPQG; translated from the coding sequence ATGCGCGGCGCCCTCGGCGAATCCTGGACGATGGAAGACACCATCGCGATCCCACTGCTCGGCGAGGTGGCGGCGGGGCGGCCGATCGAGATGTTCTCGGTCGAGGAGACGCTCGATGTCCCGGAGTCGATGTGGCAGGGCCGCAAGGTCTTCGCGCTGCGGGTGCGCGGGCAGTCGATGATCGACGCCGGCATCCACGATGGCGACTACCTGATCGTCGAGCCGGCGGAGACCGCCGCCGACGGGCGCACCGTGGTTGCCGAGGTCGACGGCCAGGTGACGGTGAAGAAGCTGTTCCGCGCCCCGGGCGGCCAGGTGCGGTTGCAGCCGGCCAATCCGGAGATGCTGCCGCTGATCATCGGCGGCGACCAGGTGCGGGTCCGCGGCCTGGTCGTCGGCGTGCTGCGCAAGTTCGGCTTTCGGCCGCCGGCGACTCGGCGGCGCGAGCCGCGGTCGGCGGGCGCGCCGCGGCCGACCGCGACGCCGCGCCCAGCGCGGCGGGCGGTCCCGGATGGCGAGACGCTCGACCTCTCGCTCAACGCGATCGACGCGCAGCTCGAGCGCTGGCGCATCGTCAGCGAGCGCCAGCCGGCGCGCGGCGCGCGCGAGCGGGCGCAGTTGGCGCAGCTCGGGCGCGACCTGCAGGCGCTGCGCGAGTGGTATGCGCGCACCACCAAGCCGGTGCTGCGCCGCGCGCTGCTGGCCGACGCGAACCGCATCATTCGCCGCATGCAGCGCCACGCCGCGCAGAGCGGTCTGGCGGCCATCGAGGAGCTCCCACAGGGCTGA
- a CDS encoding VOC family protein, translating into MKVTGVDHIGILVTDLEAALRFYTDTCGLTAGPIETREQPPIRRCCLRAGEVELELIEARDPDQTMMRLLPHRAPGVYHIGLRVDDVETAAAELAARGVPLADQLREGGDMRIQYLHPDAAQGTMIELVTRKRS; encoded by the coding sequence GTGAAGGTCACCGGCGTCGACCACATCGGTATCCTGGTGACCGATCTCGAAGCCGCTCTGCGCTTCTACACCGACACCTGCGGCCTCACCGCCGGGCCGATCGAGACGCGCGAGCAGCCGCCGATCCGCCGCTGCTGCCTGCGCGCCGGCGAGGTGGAGCTCGAGCTGATCGAGGCGCGCGATCCGGACCAGACCATGATGCGCCTGCTGCCGCACCGCGCGCCGGGCGTCTACCACATCGGACTGCGCGTCGACGACGTCGAGACCGCCGCCGCCGAGCTCGCCGCTCGCGGCGTGCCGCTGGCCGATCAATTGCGCGAGGGCGGCGACATGCGGATCCAGTACCTCCACCCCGACGCCGCCCAGGGCACGATGATCGAGCTCGTGACCCGCAAGCGGTCGTAG
- a CDS encoding GNAT family N-acetyltransferase, whose amino-acid sequence MTTRAQSASLPPEEFGEKEFYLDEFHAHTLCIATTLRDCERSGGFESLGRVLRELIANETRVIVLLGVAAGRDLPTELRRVRRRLQRWVLGDDAARRFPLVRGRRSAAESFVDLAAAGGEIDAELSAVWLTLRKRPLMVALLDAARLVDTAQRLAGRLRVHKLVIAQPEGGIRAPDGTQLSFMDDDVLTTVLQPGQAEWAGLAARRATLDAVRAALRAGVRSVNLCSLDLLARELYTYEGSGTLFTLEDYCRIERLGIDDFEEVERLIARGQREGYLKPRSATEVARILLNGFGAEIGSHHFAGVCGLETAAFAPEPVGEIVGLYTITRFKGEGAGTRLLARVVEEAQAIGLRYVFACTLDPRAEAFFARQGFRRVTPDEVPAAKWVGYDRQRRARIRVLRRDLE is encoded by the coding sequence GTGACCACGCGCGCGCAATCGGCATCGCTCCCGCCGGAGGAGTTCGGGGAGAAGGAGTTCTACCTCGACGAATTCCACGCCCATACGCTGTGCATCGCCACGACCTTGCGCGATTGCGAACGCAGCGGCGGCTTCGAGTCGCTCGGCCGCGTGCTGCGCGAGTTGATCGCCAACGAGACGCGCGTGATCGTGCTGCTCGGTGTCGCCGCCGGGCGCGACCTGCCGACCGAGCTGCGGCGCGTCCGCCGCCGGTTGCAGCGCTGGGTGCTGGGCGACGACGCGGCCCGCCGCTTCCCGCTGGTGCGCGGCCGGCGCAGCGCGGCGGAATCCTTCGTCGATCTCGCCGCCGCCGGCGGCGAGATCGACGCCGAGCTCTCCGCCGTCTGGCTGACGCTGCGCAAACGGCCGCTCATGGTGGCGCTGCTCGACGCGGCGCGGTTGGTCGATACGGCGCAGCGGCTGGCCGGCCGCCTGCGGGTGCACAAGCTGGTCATCGCGCAGCCCGAGGGCGGCATCCGCGCCCCGGACGGTACCCAGCTCTCCTTCATGGACGATGACGTGCTCACCACCGTCCTGCAGCCCGGCCAGGCCGAATGGGCGGGACTGGCGGCGCGCCGCGCCACGCTGGATGCCGTCCGCGCCGCGCTCCGCGCCGGCGTGCGTTCGGTCAACCTGTGCTCGCTCGATCTGCTGGCACGCGAGCTCTACACCTACGAGGGGTCGGGAACGCTCTTCACCCTCGAGGATTACTGCCGCATCGAGCGGCTGGGCATCGACGACTTCGAGGAGGTCGAACGCCTCATCGCCCGTGGCCAGCGCGAGGGCTACCTGAAGCCGCGCTCGGCGACGGAGGTGGCGCGCATCCTGCTCAACGGCTTCGGCGCCGAGATCGGGTCGCATCACTTCGCCGGCGTCTGCGGTCTGGAGACGGCGGCCTTCGCGCCCGAGCCGGTCGGCGAGATCGTGGGCCTGTACACCATCACCCGCTTCAAGGGGGAAGGCGCGGGCACGCGGCTGCTGGCTCGCGTCGTCGAGGAGGCGCAGGCGATCGGACTGCGCTACGTCTTCGCCTGCACGCTCGATCCGCGCGCCGAGGCGTTCTTCGCCCGCCAGGGCTTCCGCCGCGTCACGCCCGACGAGGTCCCGGCGGCGAAGTGGGTCGGCTACGACCGCCAGCGGCGGGCCCGCATTCGCGTCCTGCGCCGCGACCTGGAGTAG